A DNA window from Mytilus edulis chromosome 14, xbMytEdul2.2, whole genome shotgun sequence contains the following coding sequences:
- the LOC139503058 gene encoding uncharacterized protein, with protein MPVSFTTKRSCLCIKHQNMALMTSKGLNESLGKSDRALDKFYYRNSNEDLLRIVDDMDKEKIGFSKWQRIDIGDGRKKIGLVNVELEANEFKKELVKCADIFRQHVDMVTNQYDEIRKLKENLPNGHVLAQLDFAENYTCTTYDEVQSAYWNKTMVTIHPIVVYFRNIENGKIEHKSFAMISDELSHTAAAVLAFLRSLLPKLHELVPNMSCVHYISDSPTSQYRNRYIFNVVADHVKLFSVPASWQYFEAGHGKGPCDGVGAVAKRMADNAVKRDKHVIQDAKSFFAWASQSESSINYMWVGKDSIAQADIDIKATELKPIKGTMLLHSVFGHNESTIITREKSCFCEECFVDGKLCSNSVCGGWQQHEIKSVSTPVAVEQNVQTEPTNDEYHNGDWIAAVYQKDWYIGQVIDIDIDEGDYNISFMTKTKLRGAYSFKHPSKSDIMWVYSSQILCTVEEPSPVGKSGRAFSLPPDTVIEVERLFLANSSVTEH; from the coding sequence ATGCCAGTCTCATTCACTACAAAAAGATCGTGCTTATGtataaaacatcaaaatatgGCCCTGATGACAAGCAAAGGACTAAATGAAAGTCTTGGTAAAAGTGACAGAGCCCTAGACAAGTTTTATTACAGAAACTCAAATGAAGATCTTCTAAGGATAGTTGATGATATGGACAAAGAGAAAATAGGGTTTAGTAAATGGCAGAGAATTGATATTGGTGACGGACGAAAAAAGATAGGATTGGTAAATGTTGAGCTTGAAGCTAATGAATTCAAGAAAGAATTAGTAAAGTGTGCTGATATCTTTAGGCAACACGTTGACATGGTTACTAATCAATACGATGAGATACGCAAATTGAAGGAAAATCTGCCAAATGGCCATGTATTAGCGCAGCTTGATTTTGCTGAAAACTACACCTGTACCACATACGACGAAGTACAATCAGCATATTGGAACAAAACCATGGTCACTATACATCCTATTGTTGTCTACTTTCGAAATATTGAAAACGGCAAAATAGAGCACAAATCATTTGCTATGATTTCAGATGAACTATCCCATACAGCAGCAGCAGTGTTGGCCTTTCTACGGTCATTGCTTCCTAAACTACATGAGCTTGTTCCTAATATGTCATGTGTACACTATATATCAGACAGCCCGACATCCCAATACCGAAACAGATATATCTTCAATGTAGTTGCTGATCACGTAAAACTGTTCAGTGTTCCTGCTAGCTGGCAGTACTTCGAAGCAGGTCACGGCAAAGGTCCTTGCGATGGTGTAGGTGCCGTGGCAAAACGAATGGCGGACAATGCAGTTAAAAGGGACAAACATGTCATTCAAGATGCCAAGTCCTTTTTTGCATGGGCTTCACAGTCTGAATCATCAATCAATTATATGTGGGTTGGAAAGGATTCAATCGCTCAAGCTGATATAGACATAAAAGCTACTGAACTAAAACCTATTAAAGGAACAATGTTGTTGCACTCAGTTTTTGGACACAATGAATCTACTATAATTACAAGGGAAAAGTCCTGCTTTTGCGAGGAATGCTTTGTAGATGGCAAGTTGTGTTCAAATAGTGTTTGTGGGGGGTGGCAACAACATGAAATCAAGTCTGTGTCTACACCAGTGGCAGTTGAACAAAATGTCCAAACAGAACCAACAAATGATGAATACCACAATGGTGACTGGATTGCAGCAGTATACCAAAAGGACTGGTATATTGGGCAAGTAATTGATATTGACATTGATGAAGGAGATTACAACATATCCTTCATGACAAAAACCAAACTTCGGGGAGCATATAGTTTCAAGCATCCATCAAAATCAGACATTATGTGGGTTTATTCTAGTCAGATTCTTTGTACAGTAGAAGAACCATCACCTGTAGGAAAAAGTGGACGTGCTTTCTCTCTTCCACCGGACACAGTCATCGAAGTTGAAAGACTTTTTCTTGCTAATTCCTCCGTAACAGAACATTGA
- the LOC139504098 gene encoding uncharacterized protein, with product MVLTNAERQKKFRESQKAKNEKEYLQRERARKRKAYIPSKELSMSERKKRNKQKLTSNRESRKRKANSNQEVLVLKLSFPAKANGSKSRRKKILLEKTNALQRLEEENLKLKRKYQALTRKQQRIDKKLRDTDSPRSKANKDIQEVISKKTSADKVRRKLVLYHTMTNELKETNKLYKFKAKPKSSIYSVSSVCYLKKYRMLSCTAQETGLTRNTLAGMAKLKIKENYQLPFGKPDIQGQ from the exons ATGGTACTAACCAATGCCGAAAGACAAAAAAAATTCAGAGAAAGTCAAaaggcaaaaaatgaaaaagaataccTGCAGAGGGAAAGAGCACGTAAAAGAAAAGCATACATTCCATCAAAAGAACTAAGTATGtctgaaagaaagaaaagaaataaacaaaagctgACCAGTAATAGGGAAAGTAGAAAAAGGAAAGCAAATTCAAATCAGGAAGTATTGGTGCTTAAACTAAGTTTTCCAGCTAAGGCAAATGGCAGTAAatctagaagaaaaaaaattttgttGGAAAAGACCAATGCATTACAGCGTTTagaagaagaaaatttgaaactgaaaagAAAATATCAAGCACTAACTAGAAAGCAACAGAGGATAGACAAGAAACTAAGAGACACAGATTCCCCAAGAAGCAAGGCTAACAAAGATATTCAGGAAGTAATCTCAAAGAAGACCAGTGCTGATAAAGTTAGAAGAAAACTAGTATTGTATCATACAATGACAAATGAATTAAAAGAAACTAACAAATTATACAAGTTCAAAGCTAAACCCAAAAGTTCAATTTATTCAGTTAGCAGTGTCTGTTACCTGAAAAAATATAGAATGTTAAGTTGCACAGctcaagaaacaggactgaccaGAAATACTTTAGCAGGAATGGCCAAACTGAAGATAAAAGAAAACTATCAAC TTCCGTTTGGAAAACCAGACATTCAAGGTCAGTAG